The Pectobacterium wasabiae CFBP 3304 DNA segment ATGACACTGGTTCGCTGCGGCTGATGCAGTTGCTGTTCGGGCACGTGAGCACACCGGTAATGTGATCTGGCAGCGTCGGCACCAGCTTGCGCACCACGTCATACTCGTCGATCTGATTGACGGTCGCTTGTGGTGCGTAGATCGCCAACTGATTCGCCTGCTGCTCAGTCAGAAATACGTTTTCGATCTTGATCAGATCTTTGCGCCCAAGATGGTTGGACGGCAAATTCAGGCCGATGGTGATGCGCTGGTCTGTCGCAGTCAGTTTAAACAGCGTCAGCAGCTTAAAGCCCACCTGTGCGGGAATGTGGTCGATCACCGTGCCACGCTTGATCGCTTCAACCTGTAATTTATTATCGTGTGTCATGATGGTGTCTTCCTCTTACAGAACCAGTTCGCGATTCAGGACCAGCGCCAGCAGCGCCTGACGGGCGTAAATACCGTTGCCCGCCTGTTGGAAATAATAGGCGTAGGGCGTGGTATCGACATCAATGGTGATCTCATCGACGCGCGGCAGCGGGTGCAGCACTTTCAAATTCTGGCGGGCGCTGTCCAGGTCGGCAGCGCGCAGGACAAATTGGGATTTGATGTTGATGTATTCGGACGGATCCAGACGTTCTTTCTGAACGCGCGTCATATACAGAATATCCAACTCGCCGACGACGTCGTCGATGCTGTTGTGCAGGCTGTAAGCAATATTCTTCTCTTTCAGCATGCTCAGAATGTAGTCGGGCATGGCCAGTGCGTCTGGAGCGATGAAGTAGAAGCGGTTGCCTTCGAACTTCGCCAGCGCTTGCGTAAGTGAATGCACGGTGCGGCCATATTTCAAATCACCGACCATCGCGATGTTGATGTTGTTCAGCCGGCCTTGCGTTTCCTGAATGGTGAACAGATCGAGCAGCGTTTGCGTCGGGTGCTGGTTCGCACCGTCTCCGGCGTTCAGTACCGGAATACCGCCGGAAAACTCGGTGGCAAGGCGGGACGCACCTTCCTGTGGATGGCGCATCACGATGGCATCAACATATTGGCTAATGACGGAGATCGTGTCGGCCAGCGTTTCGCCCTTTTTCCCCAGCGACGTGTTGTTGCTGTCGGCGAAACCGACGACGGAGGCACCGAGACGATGCATCGCGGTTTCAAAGGATAGACGCGTCCGGGTGGAGGCTTCGAAGAAGCAACTGGCAATCACTTTATGTTTTAACAGCTCAGGTTGAGGTTTGGCTTTCAGGCTGGCAGCAACATTCAGCGCCAGCTCTAAATCTTCCCGACTGAGGTCGTTAATCGAAATAATATGTTTTTGATAGAGCGGATTGACCATGTTGTCTTTCTCCTAACGAGTAAACAGGAAATGTCGTATCTGGCGGCCCGGACGATGGGCAAAAAAAAGCCCCTCATTGAGGGGCTTTCTTAACTGATCGATTGAGCAACGGAAAGGAAAACGCTGGCTTGCTGCCGGATGGCAGTTGTGGTTGAGAACCAACATAAGCAGCGGATTTTTTGGTGTAACAGTGCATGACCCCTCCCGGCAAACTGTCGGGAATTATACGCGCCGACTAGGCTATTTCAAGCATAAAATGTGGTTTTTTACGCACTGCAATCGGTTGCGGAGCGAATGCTCTCTGCATGATGACCGTAGACGAGAGAAGGCTGGCCGAGAAGAGTGATGAGCAGTTCACTTTTTTGGATTAACGTGCTGGCGGGTGGCACATTTGCAGAGTATAAGGTTTGTAAAACGGGGTTTCATTTTTTATATCGATGAGGTTTTTATGATTACTGGCAACGTCCACCACCTTGAACTGGTTCCTTATCTGCCTGCCAAATTGCGTGAAGCGATTGAGTATGTGAAGCAAAACATCACGGCGGATACCCCGCTGGGCAAGCATGATATCGAGGGTAACAGCGTATTCGTGCTGATTTCCAACGACAGCACCGATCTGCTGGAAAAGCGCCGCGCTGAGTATCACGCCAAATATCTGGATATTCAGATTGTGCTGTCTGGCGTAGAAGGGATGACGTTCAGCAACCTGCCTGCGGGCAAGCCGGATACCGATTGGCTGGCGGATAAAGACATTGCTTTCCTGCCTGCTGGCGAGCAAGAAAAGCTGTTTGTGATGCAGGAAGGGGACTTTGTCGTCTTCTTCCCTGGGGAAGTACATAAACCACTGTGTGCCGTGGGTGAACCGGCGCACGTGTGCAAAGCCGTGGTGAAAATCGACGCATCGCTGGTGTAGGATTTCTGTGAACAAGGAACGTTCAACTATAAAATGGAAGGCAATAATGGCAATAATTCCTTAGATGTCTCCCAGTGTTTTTCCCCTTCTGCAGAGCAGTAAAGGAAAAACCACGTCAATACCGCAAGGCCTAGAAAAAAACAGCCAGTCAGTTGCTTAACTGACTGGCATTATTCAGAAAATGATTTTCTTGCTAGAAAACCTCATGACCTTTCTATTATAGATATGTTATTACTTTAAATTATGTGGGATGTTTTCTCTGGTATTGGCCTGTCACAGACTTTTTATTCTCTTTTAGTTTTTATAAACAGGTACATATCAGGTACGGCATATTTTATGTAGGGTAATTTTAATGTAGGGATGCACTGATGAAACAAATTACATTACCTGACAGATTAATCGCCATGTTCGAAGGCGATCCTCTCGTCGGTTGGGCAGTAAAAGACACAAGCTCCCGTTTTATTTATGTCAATAACACCTTTAAAACCTGGCAAACCATATCAACGCGTTATGATTATGAAGGCTTGAATATTAAGGATATCCCTGTTCCTGTAGCCGAATTTTCAGACATTTTTAACCAGCAGGAACGAGAGATAGAGCGTACAGGTAAGGCGGTGAGAGCCATTACAACGCATATTCAAGGCGCGGAAAAAATAATGCAGCCTGCCTACAATATTCAGGAGCCACTCTATGATGAACACCGTAACTGTGTAGGCACGGTTATCAGCGTCAGACATGTCAGGATTATCACGCCGACCTCGTTGCTGAATGGAACAATAATGCAACACTCTACCTTCGAGCCCCCTTCTAAGATATTTACCGAGAAGGAATGGGAGGTTATTTACCTGCTGGTCTGTGGGATGATGCTTAAAGATATAAGCAGCATCCTCTCAATCACCGTCGATGCCGTTAACAGCAGACTCCGAAGCTGCTACAGAAAAACAGGCTTGAATTCACTATCAGGCCTAAAGGAATACTGTAGAGATAACCGATTTGATAACTACATCCCGCTGTTCTTTCTGAAAAAAGGACATATCATTATCAGAGGCTAACCTGATGGATCCAGATTTGACTCCTGTTGAGTATTACTTTGATAACTCTTTGTTTGGCTGGGCAATAAAGGACTGCAACTCTCAGTATGTTTATGGCAATAAGACGGTATGTCAGTATTTCGGCGTAACAGAAAATAAACTGTTAGGCAGTCTCGACACTGACTTAATACCCGATGTCAGCGAACACTACGACCATATACTTTATGACGACCAAAAAATATTGACCACAAATGAAATGAGTATCGTCCTCAAAACATTTGATTACGGAAGACGGAATAGACTCAGATCTTTTCTGGTGGAGAAGCGTCCTTGGCGGCTCAATGATGGCACTGACGGTATTGTTTGCACTTACATAGAAATCACCAATGTTTACTTTTCAACCTTTCTTATGCCATGTGAAAGGAAGCCTGTTGTGTTCACCCGACCAGCAAATATTTTTACAGACAAAGAGTGGGAGGTCGTTCTTTTGCTGCAAAGCGGGGTGAAGCAGAACCGTATCCCGGACATACTCGGTATAAGTTCTTCAACGCTTCGTAACAGGATAACGCGTTGCTGTGATAAAACAGGTGTGACAAACAGCGCCACCTTGATCGAGCACTGCAACCAAAAAGGATGGGATAACTACATTCCCCCTTTTTTTCTGATAAAAGGGCATGTGTCGATTACCTGAGAGCCTGCCCACCTCTGATCTGTTTTTAAAACACATCAAAGGCAGGCTAAACCTTAATCCTGTGCAAGCGTAGCGACCATCACGGCTTTGATGGTGTGCATACGGTTTTCCGCCTGATCGAACACGGTACTGTGCGCGGATTCAAAGACCTCGTCCGTGACTTCCATTCCACCGTGCAGGCCATACTGTTCTGCCATTTGCTGACCCATGGTTGTTTGGTCATCATGGAACGCTGGCAGGCAGTGTAGGAACTTCACCTGCGGATTGCCCGTTGCGGCGATCATCGCCATGTTCACCTGATACGGTTTTAGCAGCGCGATACGCTCTTTCCACGTTTCTTTCGGTTCACCCATAGAAACCCAAACGTCGGTATAAATGAAGTCTGCGCCCGCGACGCCTGCGGCGATATCTTCTGTCAGCGTGATGCTGCCGCCCGTTTGCTCTGCTGCTGCTTGACACTCAGCCACCAAACCGGCATCCGGCCAGCAGGCTTTTGGCGCAACAAGGCGTAAATCCAGCCCGGTCAGCGCCGCCGCTTCCAGCATGGTGTTGCCCATGTTGTTACGCGCATCGCCAGCGTAGACGAGCGTCATGTCTGACAACGCTTTACCCGGCAAATGTTCCTGCATTGTCAGCAGATCGGCCAACAACTGCGTGGGGTGGAATTCGTTTGTCAGTCCGTTCCACACTGGAACACCTGCATATTGCGCCAGCGTTTCAACAATGTGCTGGCCGTAGCCGCGATATTGAATGCCGTCGTACATTCTTCCCAGAACGCGGGCGGTGTCCTTGATGGATTCTTTATGACCAATTTGGCTACCGCTTGGGCCGAGATAGGTCACTTGCGCGCCCTGATCGTATGCAGCAACTTCGAAAGAGC contains these protein-coding regions:
- the pyrB gene encoding aspartate carbamoyltransferase; this encodes MVNPLYQKHIISINDLSREDLELALNVAASLKAKPQPELLKHKVIASCFFEASTRTRLSFETAMHRLGASVVGFADSNNTSLGKKGETLADTISVISQYVDAIVMRHPQEGASRLATEFSGGIPVLNAGDGANQHPTQTLLDLFTIQETQGRLNNINIAMVGDLKYGRTVHSLTQALAKFEGNRFYFIAPDALAMPDYILSMLKEKNIAYSLHNSIDDVVGELDILYMTRVQKERLDPSEYINIKSQFVLRAADLDSARQNLKVLHPLPRVDEITIDVDTTPYAYYFQQAGNGIYARQALLALVLNRELVL
- a CDS encoding helix-turn-helix transcriptional regulator — protein: MKQITLPDRLIAMFEGDPLVGWAVKDTSSRFIYVNNTFKTWQTISTRYDYEGLNIKDIPVPVAEFSDIFNQQEREIERTGKAVRAITTHIQGAEKIMQPAYNIQEPLYDEHRNCVGTVISVRHVRIITPTSLLNGTIMQHSTFEPPSKIFTEKEWEVIYLLVCGMMLKDISSILSITVDAVNSRLRSCYRKTGLNSLSGLKEYCRDNRFDNYIPLFFLKKGHIIIRG
- the argF gene encoding ornithine carbamoyltransferase gives rise to the protein MQPFYKRHFLRLMDFTPAEIAHLLALSTKLKADKKSGTETRRLQGKNIALIFEKDSTRTRCSFEVAAYDQGAQVTYLGPSGSQIGHKESIKDTARVLGRMYDGIQYRGYGQHIVETLAQYAGVPVWNGLTNEFHPTQLLADLLTMQEHLPGKALSDMTLVYAGDARNNMGNTMLEAAALTGLDLRLVAPKACWPDAGLVAECQAAAEQTGGSITLTEDIAAGVAGADFIYTDVWVSMGEPKETWKERIALLKPYQVNMAMIAATGNPQVKFLHCLPAFHDDQTTMGQQMAEQYGLHGGMEVTDEVFESAHSTVFDQAENRMHTIKAVMVATLAQD
- the pyrI gene encoding aspartate carbamoyltransferase regulatory subunit, which translates into the protein MTHDNKLQVEAIKRGTVIDHIPAQVGFKLLTLFKLTATDQRITIGLNLPSNHLGRKDLIKIENVFLTEQQANQLAIYAPQATVNQIDEYDVVRKLVPTLPDHITGVLTCPNSNCISRSEPVSSSFNVKQRDGDVHLKCKYCEKEFERQAVLQDR
- a CDS encoding PAS domain-containing protein → MDPDLTPVEYYFDNSLFGWAIKDCNSQYVYGNKTVCQYFGVTENKLLGSLDTDLIPDVSEHYDHILYDDQKILTTNEMSIVLKTFDYGRRNRLRSFLVEKRPWRLNDGTDGIVCTYIEITNVYFSTFLMPCERKPVVFTRPANIFTDKEWEVVLLLQSGVKQNRIPDILGISSSTLRNRITRCCDKTGVTNSATLIEHCNQKGWDNYIPPFFLIKGHVSIT
- a CDS encoding YhcH/YjgK/YiaL family protein — encoded protein: MITGNVHHLELVPYLPAKLREAIEYVKQNITADTPLGKHDIEGNSVFVLISNDSTDLLEKRRAEYHAKYLDIQIVLSGVEGMTFSNLPAGKPDTDWLADKDIAFLPAGEQEKLFVMQEGDFVVFFPGEVHKPLCAVGEPAHVCKAVVKIDASLV